In the genome of Mycteria americana isolate JAX WOST 10 ecotype Jacksonville Zoo and Gardens chromosome 7, USCA_MyAme_1.0, whole genome shotgun sequence, one region contains:
- the FAM168B gene encoding myelin-associated neurite-outgrowth inhibitor isoform X2 yields MGYAAAAPAYSPNMYPGANPTFQTGYTPGTPYKVSCSPTSGAVPPYSSSPNPYQTAVYPVRSAYPQQNPYAQQGTYYTQPLYAAPPHVIHHTTVVQPNGMPATMYPAPIPPPRGNGVTMGMVAGTTMAMSAGTLLTTHSPTPVAPHPVTMPTYRAPGTPTYSYVPPQW; encoded by the exons ATGGGCtatgcagcagctgctcctgcctATTCCCCTAATATGTATCCTGGAGCAAATCCTACCTTCCAAACAG GTTATACACCAGGCACCCCATATAAAGTATCTTGTTCACCCACTAGTGGTGCAGTGCCACCATATTCTTCCTCACCGAATCCCTATCAGACTGCTGTGTACCCAGTTCGAAGTGCCTATCCACAGCAGAATCCATATGCACAG CAAGGCACTTACTACACACAGCCTTTATATGCAGCACCACCCCACGTAATTCACCACACCACAGTGGTACAGCCTAATGGCATGCCAGCAACTATGTATCCAGCTCCAATTCCACCACCAAGAGGAAATGGTGTGACTATGGGGATGGTGGCTGGGACTACTATGGCAATGTCAGCAG GTACTTTGTTGACAACTCATTCCCCAACTCCAGTAGCCCCTCATCCAGTTACTATGCCCACATATCGGGCTCCAGGAACACCAACCTATAGTTATGTGCCCCCACAGTGGTGA
- the FAM168B gene encoding myelin-associated neurite-outgrowth inhibitor isoform X1: MNPVYSPGSSGVPYANAKGIGYPAGFPMGYAAAAPAYSPNMYPGANPTFQTGYTPGTPYKVSCSPTSGAVPPYSSSPNPYQTAVYPVRSAYPQQNPYAQQGTYYTQPLYAAPPHVIHHTTVVQPNGMPATMYPAPIPPPRGNGVTMGMVAGTTMAMSAGTLLTTHSPTPVAPHPVTMPTYRAPGTPTYSYVPPQW, translated from the exons ATGAATCCTGTGTACAGCCCTGGATCTTCTGGGGTTCCCTATGCAAATGCCAAAGGAATTGGTTATCCAG CTGGCTTCCCAATGGGCtatgcagcagctgctcctgcctATTCCCCTAATATGTATCCTGGAGCAAATCCTACCTTCCAAACAG GTTATACACCAGGCACCCCATATAAAGTATCTTGTTCACCCACTAGTGGTGCAGTGCCACCATATTCTTCCTCACCGAATCCCTATCAGACTGCTGTGTACCCAGTTCGAAGTGCCTATCCACAGCAGAATCCATATGCACAG CAAGGCACTTACTACACACAGCCTTTATATGCAGCACCACCCCACGTAATTCACCACACCACAGTGGTACAGCCTAATGGCATGCCAGCAACTATGTATCCAGCTCCAATTCCACCACCAAGAGGAAATGGTGTGACTATGGGGATGGTGGCTGGGACTACTATGGCAATGTCAGCAG GTACTTTGTTGACAACTCATTCCCCAACTCCAGTAGCCCCTCATCCAGTTACTATGCCCACATATCGGGCTCCAGGAACACCAACCTATAGTTATGTGCCCCCACAGTGGTGA